From a region of the Streptomyces sp. B21-083 genome:
- a CDS encoding SAM-dependent methyltransferase, translating into MTNLDELSGSTQTALDPQDEVKIVGQYYDGKTAKLVRKYGPGPRIHYHVGYYPSSETPPYAPDVTPDDIRRSIRLHQEGLLRYAAKIWGAEHRLSGRILDVGCGLGGGSIFWAQEYGADVTAVTNAPEHAPIVNGFARECGLEGKVRARVCDAMHLPLDGPYDAAVAIESSGYFNRPQWFERLARVLRPGGSVCIEEVFTTRPHGADVWAEYFYTKPATVLDYVEAARAAGFELVDEIDATSETAPFWDESAAWTKAVLDSDSGISPVERRQLRISLLANQALGTEWKAGGLRLGFLRFELKSTTGSAS; encoded by the coding sequence GTGACAAATCTGGATGAATTATCAGGTTCGACCCAGACAGCGCTGGACCCTCAGGATGAGGTAAAAATAGTCGGCCAATACTACGACGGAAAGACGGCGAAGCTTGTTCGCAAATACGGACCCGGGCCCAGGATTCACTACCACGTAGGTTACTACCCTTCCTCCGAAACGCCGCCTTATGCTCCCGATGTGACGCCGGATGACATTCGCCGCAGCATACGGCTCCACCAAGAGGGGCTGCTGCGGTACGCGGCCAAGATCTGGGGCGCTGAACACCGGTTGTCGGGGAGAATCCTGGATGTCGGCTGCGGTCTCGGCGGGGGCTCGATCTTCTGGGCACAGGAATACGGCGCCGACGTGACGGCGGTCACCAATGCACCGGAACACGCGCCGATAGTCAACGGATTCGCGCGCGAATGCGGTTTGGAAGGGAAGGTCCGAGCACGGGTCTGTGATGCGATGCATCTCCCCTTGGACGGCCCCTACGACGCGGCCGTGGCCATCGAGAGCAGCGGATATTTCAACCGTCCGCAGTGGTTCGAACGTCTGGCGCGCGTGCTTCGTCCGGGCGGGAGCGTGTGCATCGAGGAGGTATTCACCACCCGCCCGCACGGGGCCGATGTGTGGGCCGAATACTTCTACACGAAACCAGCTACGGTGCTTGACTACGTGGAAGCCGCGCGGGCCGCTGGTTTCGAATTGGTCGACGAAATCGACGCCACGTCGGAAACCGCGCCGTTCTGGGACGAGAGTGCCGCCTGGACGAAGGCGGTACTGGACAGCGACAGCGGTATTTCGCCGGTTGAGCGCAGGCAGCTGAGGATATCGCTGCTGGCGAACCAGGCGCTCGGCACCGAATGGAAAGCAGGGGGCCTGCGGCTGGGTTTCCTGCGCTTCGAGCTGAAGTCGACGACAGGGAGTGCCTCATGA
- a CDS encoding carbohydrate ABC transporter permease: protein MTRRVVARTFVYLSLVLATVVVLLPLGVIVLTSLKTEREMADDSGALSLPGDLLNFHNYVTAFQDGEMLSAFANTAIILVFAVSGTVLIGSMTAYAIDRFTFRFRKLVIALFLVATLVPGVTTQVATFRLVNSFGMFDTLWAPIALYMGTDIVSIYIFLQFVRSIPMSLDESARLDGANAFTIYRKIIFPLLKPAIATVVIVKGITVYNDFYIPFLYMPSEDLGVISTSLFRFKGPFAAHWETISAGAVLVILPTLIAFLSLQRFIYNGFMKGATR from the coding sequence ATGACGCGCCGAGTGGTTGCCCGTACGTTCGTGTACCTGTCCCTGGTCCTCGCGACGGTGGTCGTCCTGCTGCCGCTGGGCGTGATCGTCCTGACCTCGCTGAAGACCGAGCGGGAGATGGCGGACGACAGCGGGGCGCTCTCGCTGCCAGGCGACCTGCTGAACTTCCACAACTACGTGACGGCGTTCCAGGACGGCGAGATGCTGTCCGCCTTCGCCAACACGGCCATCATCCTGGTGTTCGCCGTCTCGGGGACCGTACTCATCGGCTCGATGACGGCGTACGCGATCGACCGCTTCACCTTCCGCTTCCGGAAGCTGGTGATCGCCCTGTTCCTGGTGGCGACCCTGGTCCCCGGTGTCACGACCCAGGTGGCGACGTTCCGACTCGTCAACAGCTTCGGTATGTTCGACACCCTCTGGGCGCCGATAGCGCTCTACATGGGCACGGACATCGTGTCGATCTACATCTTCCTGCAGTTCGTCCGGTCGATCCCGATGTCCCTGGACGAGTCGGCACGCCTCGACGGAGCCAACGCCTTCACGATCTACCGGAAGATCATCTTCCCGCTGCTCAAGCCGGCGATCGCCACGGTGGTGATAGTGAAGGGGATCACCGTCTACAACGACTTCTACATCCCCTTCCTCTACATGCCGTCCGAAGATCTTGGCGTGATTTCGACGTCACTTTTCCGCTTCAAGGGCCCCTTCGCGGCCCACTGGGAGACGATCTCGGCGGGCGCGGTCCTGGTCATCCTGCCGACCCTGATCGCTTTCCTGTCGCTGCAGAGGTTCATCTACAACGGCTTCATGAAGGGAGCGACGAGGTGA
- the hemE gene encoding uroporphyrinogen decarboxylase — protein MSANQSPAGQQPTATSAAVKNDAVQDSAFLKACRREPVPHTPVWFMRQAGRSLPEYLKAREGIPMLESCTRPELVTEITMQPVRRHNVDAAVYYSDIVVPLKAIGIDLEIKPGVGPVVEKPIRTRADLAQLRDLTPEDVPYVTEAIGLLTRELGATPLIGFAGAPFTLASYLVEGGPSRTYENAKAIMYGDPQLWADLLDRLADITAAFLKVQIEAGASAVQVFDSWAGALAPADYRRSVLPASQKVFKAVEGYGVPRIHFGVGTGELLTPMSEAGVDVMGVDWRVPLDEAARRVGPGKALQGNLDPTVLFASTEAVEAKTREVLDSAKGLEGHIFNLGHGVMPNTPPDALTRLVEYVHTNTAR, from the coding sequence GTGAGCGCGAACCAGAGCCCCGCGGGCCAGCAGCCGACAGCGACGTCCGCCGCCGTCAAGAACGACGCCGTGCAGGATTCCGCCTTCCTCAAGGCGTGCAGGCGCGAGCCTGTGCCACACACACCCGTGTGGTTCATGCGGCAGGCCGGGCGCTCTCTGCCCGAGTACCTCAAGGCCCGCGAGGGCATCCCGATGCTCGAGTCCTGCACCCGGCCCGAGCTGGTCACCGAGATCACCATGCAGCCGGTCCGCCGGCACAACGTGGATGCGGCGGTGTACTACAGCGACATCGTCGTCCCGCTCAAGGCCATCGGGATCGACCTCGAGATCAAGCCCGGTGTGGGCCCGGTCGTCGAGAAGCCGATCCGCACCCGCGCGGACCTCGCCCAGCTCCGTGACCTCACCCCCGAGGACGTCCCGTACGTCACCGAGGCCATCGGTCTGCTCACCCGCGAGCTCGGCGCCACCCCGCTCATCGGCTTCGCCGGCGCGCCCTTCACGCTCGCGAGCTACCTCGTCGAGGGCGGCCCCTCCCGGACGTACGAGAACGCCAAGGCGATCATGTACGGCGACCCGCAGCTCTGGGCCGACCTCCTCGACCGCCTCGCCGACATCACGGCCGCCTTCCTCAAGGTCCAGATCGAGGCCGGCGCCAGTGCCGTCCAGGTGTTCGACTCCTGGGCCGGCGCCCTCGCCCCGGCCGACTACCGCCGCTCGGTGCTCCCCGCCTCCCAGAAGGTCTTCAAGGCCGTCGAGGGGTACGGCGTCCCGCGCATCCACTTCGGCGTCGGCACCGGCGAACTCCTCACCCCCATGAGCGAGGCCGGCGTGGATGTCATGGGCGTCGACTGGCGCGTCCCGCTCGACGAGGCCGCCCGTCGCGTCGGCCCCGGCAAGGCGCTCCAGGGCAACCTCGACCCGACGGTCCTGTTCGCGTCCACGGAGGCCGTCGAGGCGAAGACCCGCGAGGTCCTCGACTCCGCGAAGGGCCTGGAGGGCCACATCTTCAACCTCGGCCACGGCGTCATGCCGAACACGCCCCCGGACGCCCTGACGCGCCTCGTGGAGTACGTCCACACGAACACCGCCCGCTGA
- a CDS encoding GH12 family glycosyl hydrolase domain-containing protein gives MQESKQRGRAHALFGTLLTALVALAALLTAAPASHADTTICEQFGTTTIQGRYVVQNNRWGTNATQCITVTNSGFRIAQADGSVPTNGAPKSYPSLFNGCHYTNCSPGTSLPARLSSISSAPTSISYGYGSGAIYDAAYDIWLDPTPRKDGVNRTEIMVWFNHVGGVQPVGSQVGTASVAGRSWQVWSGNNGSNDVLSFVAPSAIDSWNFDVMDFVRQAVSRGLAQDNWYLTSVQAGFEPWQNGAGLAVTSFSSTVNVGGSTPGGPGGGSSACKVAYGTSVWQGGFTADVTVTNTGSSPVDNWKLAFTLPAGQKITSSWSANVSGSSGAVTAGGMAYNASIAPGGQVSFGFQGGYDGTFAKPTGFSLNGTSCTAA, from the coding sequence ATGCAAGAGTCGAAGCAAAGGGGCAGGGCGCACGCTCTGTTCGGCACGCTGCTCACGGCGCTCGTCGCGCTGGCGGCGCTTCTCACCGCCGCCCCGGCGTCGCACGCCGACACGACCATCTGCGAGCAGTTCGGCACGACCACGATCCAGGGCCGTTACGTCGTCCAGAACAACCGCTGGGGCACCAACGCCACCCAGTGCATCACCGTCACGAACTCCGGCTTCAGGATCGCCCAGGCCGACGGCTCGGTTCCGACGAACGGCGCCCCGAAGTCGTACCCGTCCCTCTTCAACGGCTGCCACTACACCAACTGCTCACCCGGCACCAGCCTCCCGGCCCGGCTGAGTTCGATCTCGAGCGCGCCCACGAGCATCTCCTACGGCTATGGGAGCGGTGCGATCTACGACGCCGCGTACGACATCTGGCTGGACCCGACGCCCCGCAAGGACGGTGTGAACCGCACCGAGATCATGGTCTGGTTCAACCATGTGGGAGGCGTGCAGCCGGTCGGATCGCAGGTCGGCACCGCCTCCGTGGCCGGGCGTTCATGGCAGGTGTGGTCCGGCAACAACGGCTCCAACGACGTGTTGTCCTTTGTCGCGCCGTCGGCGATCGACAGCTGGAACTTCGACGTCATGGACTTCGTCCGCCAGGCCGTCTCCCGCGGACTGGCCCAGGACAACTGGTACCTGACGAGTGTGCAGGCGGGCTTCGAGCCCTGGCAGAACGGCGCGGGACTGGCGGTGACGTCGTTCTCCTCCACCGTCAACGTCGGTGGCAGCACCCCCGGCGGTCCGGGTGGCGGCTCGTCGGCGTGCAAGGTGGCCTACGGCACGAGCGTGTGGCAAGGCGGCTTCACCGCCGACGTCACCGTGACCAACACGGGCTCGTCTCCCGTCGACAACTGGAAACTCGCGTTCACTTTGCCCGCCGGGCAGAAGATCACGAGTTCCTGGAGCGCCAACGTCTCCGGCTCGTCGGGAGCGGTGACGGCCGGTGGTATGGCGTACAACGCGTCCATCGCACCGGGCGGCCAGGTCTCCTTCGGGTTCCAGGGCGGCTACGACGGCACCTTCGCCAAACCGACCGGCTTCAGCCTGAACGGCACGTCCTGCACCGCCGCTTGA
- a CDS encoding carbohydrate ABC transporter permease, which translates to MTGRRAARRKEPPPLPATDAKPGPPPRRARLWRGVTPWLFLIAPLALLLTFTYAPIVNMIAYSFTDWDGVSPELHYTGAGNYTELLTRPELFEVFFVSGYYLAASALQIVAALYFATILSFNVRFQNFFKGVLFFPYLINGVAIGFVFLYFFQDGGTLDSVLSLFGVHTDHAWLGTPTSANTSLAGVSVWRYTGLNFVLFLGAIQSVPGELYEAAELDGANRWHQFRYIIAPGIKPVLSLTVILSISGSLSVFEIPYIMTGGATGTETFVIQTVKLAFQFNKTGLASAAAVVLLLIVLAATWVQRRFVPDDRVDLV; encoded by the coding sequence ATGACCGGGCGAAGGGCGGCGCGGCGAAAGGAACCGCCGCCCCTGCCCGCAACCGACGCCAAACCCGGACCACCCCCGCGCAGGGCACGCCTGTGGCGGGGCGTGACCCCCTGGCTGTTCCTGATCGCCCCGCTCGCCCTGCTGCTGACCTTCACCTACGCGCCGATCGTCAACATGATCGCGTACAGCTTCACCGACTGGGACGGCGTCAGCCCCGAGCTGCACTACACGGGTGCCGGGAACTACACCGAACTCCTCACGCGTCCCGAGCTGTTCGAGGTGTTCTTCGTCAGCGGCTACTACCTGGCCGCCTCCGCGCTCCAGATCGTCGCCGCGCTCTACTTCGCGACGATCCTCAGTTTCAACGTCCGTTTCCAGAACTTCTTCAAGGGCGTGCTGTTCTTCCCGTACCTGATCAACGGGGTCGCGATCGGCTTCGTGTTCCTCTACTTCTTCCAGGACGGCGGCACCCTCGACTCGGTGCTCAGCCTGTTCGGCGTCCACACGGACCACGCCTGGCTGGGCACACCGACGTCGGCGAACACCTCGCTCGCCGGCGTCTCGGTCTGGCGCTACACGGGCCTGAACTTCGTCCTGTTCCTGGGCGCGATCCAGTCCGTCCCGGGGGAGTTGTACGAGGCCGCCGAACTCGACGGGGCGAACCGCTGGCACCAGTTCCGGTACATCATCGCGCCGGGCATCAAACCGGTGCTCAGCCTGACGGTGATCCTTTCCATCTCGGGCTCGCTGTCGGTCTTCGAGATCCCTTACATCATGACCGGCGGGGCGACCGGCACCGAGACGTTCGTCATCCAGACGGTGAAGCTGGCGTTCCAGTTCAACAAGACGGGGCTCGCCTCGGCGGCGGCCGTCGTACTGCTGCTGATCGTGCTCGCCGCGACCTGGGTGCAGCGGCGGTTCGTTCCGGACGACAGGGTGGATCTCGTATGA
- the ispH gene encoding 4-hydroxy-3-methylbut-2-enyl diphosphate reductase has product MSGGKQVLLAEPRSLCAGVRRAIAIIDLALEQHGAPIYVRKEIVHNHYVVREFQRRGVRFVDSEQEVPEGAVCVFSAHGVSPQVRQNAEARGLDVLDATCPLVAKVHQEARRFARDGRTLLLVGHADHEEVEGTFGHAPDRTIIVETVADAEALDLPPDAPVAYLTQTTLSVDETRDIIAVLRRRFTGLRGPATDDICYASQNRQDGIRAIVDRCELVLVVGSANSSNSIRMVEVARRLGGRAELVPDVTHFDPTWLAGVSTVGVSAGASAPEILVDQLLDRLAELGYADTVVERVATEDIVFFPPARLTGVADTP; this is encoded by the coding sequence ATGAGTGGCGGTAAGCAGGTCCTGCTGGCCGAACCGCGGAGTTTGTGTGCCGGCGTGCGCCGGGCGATAGCCATCATCGACCTCGCGCTGGAACAGCACGGCGCGCCGATCTACGTCCGCAAGGAGATCGTGCACAACCACTACGTGGTGCGCGAGTTCCAGCGCCGGGGTGTCCGGTTCGTCGACTCCGAGCAGGAGGTGCCGGAGGGCGCGGTGTGTGTCTTCTCCGCGCACGGTGTCTCCCCGCAGGTGCGGCAGAACGCGGAGGCGCGCGGGCTGGACGTGCTCGACGCGACCTGCCCGTTGGTGGCCAAGGTGCACCAGGAGGCCCGCCGGTTCGCCCGGGACGGGCGTACGTTGCTGCTGGTCGGGCACGCGGACCACGAGGAGGTCGAGGGCACCTTCGGGCACGCTCCCGACCGGACGATCATCGTCGAGACGGTCGCCGACGCGGAGGCGCTGGACCTTCCCCCCGACGCACCGGTCGCCTACCTCACCCAGACCACGCTCTCGGTGGACGAGACCAGGGACATCATCGCCGTGCTCCGACGCCGGTTCACGGGCCTGCGCGGGCCCGCCACCGACGACATCTGTTACGCCAGCCAGAACCGCCAGGACGGCATCAGGGCCATCGTGGACCGGTGCGAGTTGGTGCTGGTGGTCGGCTCGGCCAACTCCAGCAACTCGATCCGGATGGTCGAGGTGGCGCGCAGACTCGGCGGCAGGGCCGAGCTGGTGCCGGACGTGACCCATTTCGACCCCACATGGCTGGCCGGCGTGAGCACGGTCGGCGTGAGTGCCGGGGCGAGCGCGCCGGAGATCCTCGTCGACCAGCTGCTCGACCGGCTCGCGGAACTCGGTTACGCGGACACGGTCGTAGAACGGGTGGCGACCGAGGACATCGTGTTCTTTCCGCCCGCGCGGCTGACCGGAGTGGCGGACACACCGTGA
- a CDS encoding LacI family DNA-binding transcriptional regulator: protein MAKRRLGAPTLEEVAARAGVGRGTVSRVINNAAGVKEATRRAVQRAIEDLGYVPNLAARSLAGRRADAVALVLTEPDWRQFAEPFFSEIVRSLGDALADTGMQLMLTLVPSENERQRFLEYARGGRVDGVLLMSVHGGDRLPDMLAEARLPTVMLGRRSGDEYVSYVDADNLGGARSAVSHLLKQGRRAIATITGPLDMYVAQCRLRGYQGALEAAGLKGPRTLVAESDFTLEGGRCAMAELLVRHPEIDGVLAASDTSAAGALQALRAAGRRVPEDVAVIGFDDFPLAQRTEPRLTTVRQPVEEMGRAMIRLLLEEMEEASVAWRHVILRTELVVRESS from the coding sequence ATGGCCAAGCGACGCCTTGGAGCGCCGACGCTGGAAGAGGTGGCCGCCCGCGCCGGGGTGGGGCGGGGCACGGTCTCCCGGGTCATCAACAACGCGGCCGGTGTGAAGGAGGCGACGCGCCGGGCGGTACAACGCGCCATCGAGGATCTGGGCTACGTGCCCAATCTCGCGGCCCGGTCCCTGGCCGGACGGCGGGCCGACGCCGTGGCCCTCGTCCTGACGGAGCCGGACTGGAGGCAGTTCGCGGAGCCGTTCTTCTCGGAGATCGTCCGCTCGCTCGGCGATGCGCTGGCGGACACCGGGATGCAGCTGATGCTGACCCTGGTCCCCTCGGAGAACGAACGGCAGCGCTTCCTTGAGTACGCACGCGGCGGCCGGGTCGACGGGGTTCTGCTGATGTCCGTGCACGGAGGCGATCGGCTGCCGGACATGCTCGCCGAGGCGCGGTTACCGACCGTCATGCTGGGGCGCCGGTCGGGCGACGAGTACGTCAGCTACGTGGACGCGGACAACTTGGGCGGTGCCCGAAGCGCGGTCTCCCACTTGCTGAAACAGGGACGCAGAGCGATCGCCACCATTACGGGACCGTTGGACATGTACGTCGCGCAGTGCCGGCTGCGCGGCTATCAGGGTGCCCTGGAGGCGGCCGGTCTGAAAGGTCCGCGGACCTTGGTCGCGGAGAGCGACTTCACCCTGGAGGGCGGGCGCTGCGCCATGGCGGAACTCCTCGTACGGCACCCGGAGATCGACGGCGTCCTCGCCGCGTCGGACACCTCGGCGGCGGGGGCGCTGCAGGCGCTGCGCGCGGCGGGGCGGCGGGTGCCCGAGGACGTCGCGGTGATCGGGTTCGACGACTTTCCGCTGGCTCAGCGCACCGAGCCGCGCCTGACCACCGTGCGTCAGCCGGTGGAGGAGATGGGGCGGGCCATGATCAGACTGCTGCTGGAGGAGATGGAGGAGGCGTCCGTGGCCTGGCGCCACGTCATCCTCCGTACGGAACTGGTCGTTCGCGAGTCGTCCTGA
- a CDS encoding DUF3000 domain-containing protein: MAAAQGRLSDGAGEMDDAKEGGRDGETAPLPFRAAVDALRSARLRPQIEIEPTRAPQRLAPFAYALEAAVVDGEEDLADGRLVLLHDPAGHDAWQGSFRLVTLVRAELEPEMAADPLLPDVCWSWLTGALQARGLSYGEASGTVTRASSHYFGGMSERPAASQIEIRASWTPREGLGGVPDTAAHLASWCDLLAQIAGLPPAGPGDASVVTLPQRRGPQSR, from the coding sequence ATGGCTGCGGCACAGGGACGACTGTCGGACGGCGCTGGCGAAATGGACGATGCGAAGGAGGGGGGCCGGGATGGGGAGACGGCTCCGTTGCCCTTCCGGGCTGCCGTCGACGCGTTGCGGTCCGCGCGGCTGAGGCCGCAGATCGAGATCGAGCCGACGCGGGCGCCCCAGCGCCTCGCGCCGTTCGCGTACGCCCTGGAGGCGGCGGTCGTCGACGGCGAGGAGGATCTGGCCGACGGCCGGCTCGTCCTGCTGCACGACCCGGCCGGGCACGACGCCTGGCAGGGCTCCTTCCGGCTGGTGACGCTGGTGCGCGCCGAGCTGGAGCCGGAGATGGCCGCCGACCCGCTGCTGCCCGACGTGTGCTGGTCCTGGCTGACCGGGGCGCTCCAGGCGCGCGGGCTGTCGTACGGCGAGGCCAGCGGCACGGTCACGCGCGCGAGTTCGCACTACTTCGGCGGGATGTCGGAGCGGCCGGCCGCGTCCCAGATCGAGATCCGCGCCTCCTGGACGCCGCGCGAGGGCCTGGGCGGCGTCCCGGACACCGCCGCCCACCTGGCCTCCTGGTGCGACCTGCTGGCCCAGATCGCGGGCCTGCCACCGGCCGGCCCCGGGGACGCGTCGGTGGTGACGCTCCCTCAGCGACGGGGGCCCCAGTCCCGCTGA
- a CDS encoding ribonuclease D, whose amino-acid sequence MTEAQDTAADSSLRTTGGAPPDDNGSSEAPAPVPLLDPRDGIPPVVTDEHSLAEVIAAFAAGSGPVAVDAERASGYRYGQRAYLVQLRREGAGTALIDPVACPDLSGLGEALGGVEWVLHAATQDLPCLREIGMIPTQLFDTELAGRLAGFPRVGLGAMVEGVLGFVLEKGHSAVDWSTRPLPEPWLRYAALDVELLVDLRDALEKELDRQGKLEWARQEFDAIASAPPPEPRKDPWRRTSGMHKVRRRRQLAVVRELWETRDRIAQRRDVSPGKVLSDAAIVEAALAVPVNVNALAALTGFGHRMGRRQLEQWQAAVDHVKALTDSQLPQPGQPVVGPPPPRAWADKDPEAAARLSAARAGVSALAERLNMPQENLITPDTVRRVCWEPPASVDADSVAAALAGYGARAWQVEQVTPVLVEALSAEVP is encoded by the coding sequence GTGACCGAAGCCCAAGACACCGCAGCAGACAGCTCACTGCGAACCACCGGAGGCGCTCCTCCGGACGACAACGGATCTTCTGAGGCTCCGGCGCCGGTCCCACTCCTCGATCCGCGTGACGGAATTCCGCCCGTCGTCACCGACGAGCACTCGCTCGCCGAGGTGATCGCCGCGTTCGCCGCGGGCAGCGGCCCCGTCGCCGTCGACGCCGAACGTGCGTCCGGCTACCGCTACGGACAGCGCGCCTACCTGGTGCAGCTGCGCCGTGAGGGCGCCGGCACCGCGCTCATCGACCCCGTCGCCTGCCCCGATCTCTCGGGCCTCGGCGAGGCACTCGGCGGCGTGGAATGGGTGCTGCACGCCGCCACACAGGACCTGCCCTGTCTCCGCGAGATAGGCATGATCCCCACTCAGCTGTTCGACACCGAACTGGCCGGACGGCTGGCCGGGTTCCCCCGGGTCGGCCTGGGCGCGATGGTCGAGGGGGTCCTCGGCTTCGTACTGGAGAAGGGCCACTCCGCGGTCGACTGGTCGACCCGGCCGCTGCCCGAGCCCTGGCTGCGGTACGCGGCACTTGACGTCGAACTCCTGGTCGACCTGCGGGACGCGCTGGAGAAGGAGCTGGACCGGCAGGGCAAGCTGGAGTGGGCCCGGCAGGAGTTCGACGCGATCGCGTCGGCGCCCCCGCCGGAGCCCCGCAAGGACCCCTGGCGTCGTACGTCCGGCATGCACAAGGTGCGTCGGCGTCGGCAGCTCGCCGTCGTACGGGAGCTGTGGGAGACCCGGGACCGGATCGCGCAGCGCCGGGACGTGTCGCCGGGCAAGGTGTTGTCGGACGCGGCGATCGTCGAGGCCGCGCTCGCCGTGCCGGTGAACGTCAACGCGCTGGCCGCGCTGACCGGCTTCGGGCATCGGATGGGTCGGCGCCAGCTGGAGCAGTGGCAGGCCGCGGTGGATCACGTGAAGGCGCTCACCGACTCGCAGCTGCCCCAGCCGGGGCAGCCTGTGGTCGGGCCGCCGCCGCCCCGGGCCTGGGCCGACAAGGATCCTGAGGCCGCGGCCCGGCTGTCCGCCGCGCGGGCCGGGGTCTCCGCGCTGGCCGAGCGGCTGAACATGCCGCAGGAGAACCTGATCACTCCGGACACGGTGCGCAGGGTCTGCTGGGAGCCGCCCGCTTCCGTGGACGCCGACTCCGTGGCCGCGGCCCTCGCCGGGTACGGGGCTCGGGCCTGGCAGGTGGAGCAGGTCACCCCGGTGCTCGTGGAGGCGCTTTCCGCCGAGGTGCCGTAG
- a CDS encoding methyltransferase domain-containing protein yields MTVEQSPAPSDVRNVYDGFGRIYGSVWGPNIHYGYWENDADDSSVEVATDRLTDLMISGLGAQAGQRVLDIGCGIGHPAQRLVRACDVNVVGITVSHVQAQEATELAAAAGLADRATFQFGDAMDMPFPDDSFDAAWAFESMWHMPDRGHVLSEAARVLRPGGRLAIADVIQRDPVSPEGRVVLDHICQNYAVRSLGTVDEYRVALAASGFVDVEIRDITDNVIRTLGLMADAFETVSDKLADLVGKEQADSLIDFVRRFGAIPESGYLFLTAVRA; encoded by the coding sequence ATGACGGTCGAACAGTCCCCCGCTCCCAGCGACGTCCGTAACGTGTACGACGGGTTCGGTCGGATCTACGGTTCCGTGTGGGGGCCCAATATCCACTACGGCTACTGGGAGAACGACGCCGACGACAGCTCCGTCGAGGTAGCCACAGACCGCCTGACCGACCTGATGATCTCCGGTCTCGGCGCGCAGGCCGGCCAGCGGGTCCTGGACATCGGATGCGGCATCGGTCATCCCGCACAGCGGCTCGTCCGCGCTTGTGACGTGAACGTGGTGGGCATCACCGTCAGCCACGTCCAGGCCCAGGAGGCCACCGAACTCGCGGCCGCGGCCGGGCTGGCCGACCGGGCCACATTCCAGTTCGGGGACGCGATGGACATGCCCTTCCCCGACGACTCGTTCGACGCGGCCTGGGCGTTCGAGTCGATGTGGCACATGCCCGACCGTGGCCATGTGCTCTCCGAGGCCGCCCGCGTCCTGCGCCCCGGCGGCCGCCTCGCCATCGCCGACGTCATCCAGCGCGACCCGGTGAGCCCTGAGGGACGCGTGGTCCTGGACCACATCTGCCAGAACTACGCGGTGCGCTCCCTGGGCACGGTCGACGAATACCGGGTGGCGTTGGCCGCCAGCGGTTTCGTCGACGTGGAGATCCGTGACATCACCGACAACGTCATCCGTACCCTCGGGCTCATGGCCGACGCCTTCGAGACCGTCAGCGACAAGCTGGCCGATCTGGTCGGCAAGGAACAGGCCGACTCGCTCATCGACTTCGTGCGCAGGTTCGGGGCCATCCCGGAGAGCGGCTACCTCTTCCTGACCGCGGTCCGCGCATAA
- a CDS encoding response regulator transcription factor, whose translation MSVLLEQPASLVAYRPNKPTAMVVVADPRVRSTVTRHLWALGVRDVIEASSIAEARPRIGNPRDICVADVHLPDGSGLTLLSETRAAGWPNGLALSAADDIGAVRNALAGGVKGYVVTGTRNNIGLPSRPGAAPIGAGARMHRRPPGAPSHPGGYRELSGREVEVLRLVAEGQSNKAIGVSMGLSALTVKSHLARIARKLGTGDRAGMVAVALRTGIIH comes from the coding sequence GTGTCCGTTCTTCTTGAGCAGCCCGCAAGCCTGGTCGCCTACCGCCCGAACAAGCCGACCGCCATGGTGGTCGTGGCCGACCCCCGCGTCCGCTCCACCGTCACCCGCCATCTGTGGGCGCTCGGTGTGCGCGACGTGATCGAGGCCTCGTCCATCGCGGAGGCTCGTCCCCGCATCGGCAACCCCCGCGACATCTGCGTCGCAGACGTCCACCTGCCCGACGGCAGCGGGCTCACCCTGCTGTCCGAGACCCGTGCCGCGGGCTGGCCCAACGGCCTGGCCCTGTCCGCCGCCGACGACATCGGAGCCGTGCGCAACGCCCTCGCGGGCGGTGTGAAGGGTTACGTCGTCACCGGCACCCGCAACAACATCGGCCTGCCCAGCCGGCCGGGCGCCGCCCCCATCGGCGCCGGCGCCCGTATGCACCGCCGCCCCCCGGGTGCCCCGAGCCACCCGGGCGGCTACCGCGAGCTGTCAGGGCGCGAGGTCGAGGTCCTGCGACTGGTCGCCGAGGGCCAGTCGAACAAGGCGATCGGCGTCTCCATGGGCCTGTCCGCGCTGACCGTCAAGAGCCACCTCGCCCGGATCGCCCGCAAGCTCGGCACGGGTGACCGCGCCGGGATGGTGGCGGTGGCCCTGCGCACCGGAATCATCCACTGA